Genomic segment of bacterium:
TTTTTAGATAAGTCCTTCCAGCAGATGAATAACCATCCTTCGCCGTTCAAGGTCTACCGCTCGAACTACTTCTCTGGTAGCCGGAATAAGGAGTTGACCGCTAATTTCGTAGACATCATTGGCGCCAGTCTCAATACAGTTGGTCACCTTGCCTAAATAATCCCCCTGGTCAGTGAAGACATCTATACCCAGGATATCACTGATAAAGAAGGTATCTTCATCCAACACAGGACGATCTTCCTTTTTAATATAAACAGTAACCCCAACCAACTCTTTGGCTTCATTAATAGAATCACATCTTTCAAACCTCAAGATGACCTGATTTCTTCGGTACCTGATGCCGACTATCTCTCGATAATCAGGATAGCCGCCTTTATCAATCAAATAAAGCCCGGCTAAATTTTCAAATCTTCTGGGATCATCGGTCCATGGATTCAAACGGACTTCTCCTTTGTTACCCTGAACAGCCACAATCTTACCTATCGCAACCATATCTTCTCTCATCTTCTTTCTTCCCTCACTTACAGAGGCCAGATGTCAGAAGTCAGGACTGTCTGTCTTCTGTCCTCTGTCTTCTGTCCTCTGTCTTCTGTCTACTTAATCTAAAATTTCCAGAACTACTCTCCGATGACTTTTTATAGTGGCGGCATTGATAATAGTCCGAATAGCATTAATGATTCTCCCCTGCTTGCCAATGACTTTACCTACATCCTCCGGAGCAACTTTCAGCTCCAGAATAAGACTTTTGGCGCTTTTAATTTCGGCTATACTCACCTCATCAGGCTTATCAACCAGAGATTTGACTAAATAATCAACTAATTCTTTCATCAGTTATCCCTCTGTAACCGTTCAGCCACAGATGCACACAGATGAAACACGGAAAATCCGTAAGCCGTGTCCGTGATTCGGGTCTGTCCTTAGGCTGTAGGGACAACCCTTGTGGTTGTCCGTCTACGGAACGGACATGGACAAGCACGGACAGGGACAAGCCCTGTCCCTACACTTCCGCCTTCTGTCCTGTGTTATTTATCCGTGCTAATCCGTGCAGCTATACCTGAACGGTTACATCCCTCTTTTGTGAATTTAAGTTTCGAGTATCTACTCCGTCCTCATTGGGAATACAGATTACCCAGATTTTTCAAGTGGTTCACCTGTCCCCTCAGGTTCTTGCCCTATCTCTGTCTTTATCTTTATCACCGGGGTCGAGGTTATTGGCTCTTTTAACCGCTTCAACACCCCTTCCTGGGCAAAGATCTTCTTAACCGGATCTGTAAGTTGAGCGCCTTTCCTCAACCATTCCCAGGCCTTTTCCTGATCAATCTTGATCTCCCTGACCGGTCTGGCCACCGGATGATAATAACCTATGGATTCAATAAATCGTCCATCTCGGGGCATCCGTGAATCAGCCACCACAATTCGATAATAAGGCTTATGTTGGGCGCCCATTCGGGCCAGTCTTATCTTGACCATCCTTTCACCTCCTCCTTATTTTAAATCCGCAATCCGCAATCGGTAATACTATCTTATAAACGAGAACAATCCCTTTTTACCCTTCTTGCCTATATTCTTCATTAAGGACTTCACCTGGTGAAACTGGTTAAGCAAACGGTTTATCTCATTCACCTGGGTTCCGCTCCCAGCCGCAATCCGCTTCTTTCTACTTCCCTTAATGATCTCAGGATGCTGTCGCTCTTCTCTGGTCATTGAATTGATTATTGCCTCCACCTTAGCCATTTCACGCTCTCCTGACCAACCTGGCGGAAGCTTGACCATATTCCCCATACCGGGGATCATGCTAATCATCTGATCGATAGGCCCCATAAGTTTAAGTTGTTGGATTTGCTCCAGGAAGTCCTCCAGGGTGAACTGCTGAGAAAGGAGTTTGCGCTCCAGCTCTTTGGCCTTAGCTTCATCAACCTGACGTTCGGCCTTTTCAATTAAGGTCAATACATCGCCCATCCCCAAGATTCTTCCGGCCATTCGATCAGGATAGAAGGGTTCGAGGGCCTCTATTTTTTCTCCCACGCCGACGAACTTTATGGGACAGCCGGTCACCATCTTAATAGAAAGGGCGGCGCCACCTCTGGCGTCACCATCAAGCTTGGTCAGAATAACGCCGGTAAGACTAAGCTCTCGATTAAAGGCCTCGGCTGTATTGACGGCATCCTGACCGGTCATAGCATCAAGGATGAGGAGGATTTCGACCGGAGATATTTCCTTCTTTATTCGACTAAGTTCAGCCATCATTTCGGCGTCGCAGGTAAGCCGGCCGGCTGTATCAAGAACAAGGGTATCGTAGTCAACCGATTTCGCCCGAGAAAGAGAAGCCTTAACCACATCCACCGGATCAGCTTCAGAACCCATATCAAAAACAGGTAGCTTGAGATGATCACCCAGGACCTTAAGTTGATGAATAGCCGCCGGCCGATAGATGTCAGCCGCCACCATTAAGGGGCGATGTCCATGGTTGGAGAGATATTTAGCTAATTTGGCCACGGTAGTGGTCTTCCCTGAACCTTGCAAACCTACCAGCATAACCACCGTCGGCCCTTGAACCGCCCGCTCTAATTGGCTGGCCGCCTTGCCCAAAATGGCGATCAGCTCTTCATGGACAATCTTAACCACCTGCTGGGCAGGTGTAAGGCTTTCCAAAACCTCCTTGCCCTCGGCCCTCTCTTTAATCTTCTGAGTAAACTCCTTTACTACCTTAAAATTTACATCGGCTTCCAGGAGGGCTAATCGGATCTCCCGTAAAGTCAGGGCAATATCCTTGGCGCTCAACTTGCCTTTACGTCGAAGATTTTTAAAAACAGCAGAAAGCTTTTCGCTTAGGCTCTCAAACATAATATCTCAGTATACCTAAACCTTCAAGTTATGTCAAGTAAAAAAATTACGAATCAATTCGGAAGCCAGAGGCCCGATCTTGATAGACAAAAGATTTACTCACCCAATACAGATTCCGCCAGATTATGATCAGCCAAAAGACCGGCTCGATTAAGCCCAAAATAATACCCAGGGCCAGGACAAACATAAACACGTCGTGACAAAAGACCAGGGAAAGCTCGTGTTTTAAAAACCAGCGGTTGAATCTTCGCTCCCGGATAGGGTGGTCTTTCCCTATTATCCCCATAATGCTCAGTGTTTCATTACTGGTCCAGTAGAGGATGTTGGTTAAGAAAACTAAGCCGCATAAGGTCCAGAGCTGATTATGGTGAGTGATTCGATAGTAGCCCCAGGTGGCGGCCAGGGTAATAAGGCTGGTCCCGATCCGGTCAAAGACCTTATCCAACCACGACCCAAGATAGGAAGATGAATATTTCAACCGGGCCAGCTCTCCATCAACGCCGTCAAAGATAGAAGAGAGTTGCACCAGCAGCCCTCCCAGAATAAAGCTGCCTTGGCTTATCAGATAAGTAGCCAGGAGAGCCATCAGGAAGGTAATCACTGTCGCCTGGTTGGAGGTCAGACCGATTTTAACCAGGTATCTGGTAAAGATGGCCGAGACAGGACGATTCAGCTTCCTGGAGACAATTCCATCCTGAGGTTTGGTCAGTCTCTTTAATATCTGTTTCTCAACGTGTTTAATGTCCTCCTTTGTATCCACATCCTGCCAGAATAAACCGGTTATCTCTTTGGCCCTCATTTTTCCGGCCCTGGCCAGAATCCTGACCCCGTCGCTAAGGGAGTCATTACCCTTAGCGAGGCTTTCCTCCAATGCCTCAAAGAGGGCCCCTGAACAAAGAAAAACCCCGCAGTCAACGCCATTAAAAGAAGCCAGCTCTTTGCCAATATCTGTAATCTTCCCCTCATTAATCAAAACCTTGGTGGCATCGGCCAGATCATAGACGGCCGGCCAGTTTAGATCGCAGCCCAAAAGGCATTCGTCATCCGCCATTTTCTCTTCCCGCACTTGTTTAACCAGCCCTGGTTCAAAGACATGATCCGACATCAGAAGGAGAAAATGCTCGGCGGGATCAATAGCTTCTCTGGCGGTTAATACCGAAATCCCATTGCCTTTTCGCCAATCAGGATTATGGATATATTCCAGTTTCACCCCCAGATCTTCGCCTGTTCCCAGATTCGACTTCAGCTTTTCCCCCGCAAACCCAGTGACTATAAGGAACTCTTCTACCCCAGCCTCTCGAACCGCACAGATAACCCTTTTAATAAGGGGAAATCCCAGGAGAGGGATAAGCCCTTTGGGTATTTCGTCGGTTAAAGACTTTAATCTGGCGCCGGCGCCGGCAGCAATAATAACGGCTTTCATTATATTAAACCCGGCCTAAGTTTCTGGAATGATGAACCAGGCCTAATAGTTACTATGACAATCCCGACAGTAATAAATCTTATCGTATTCCCCCCGGAGGTGCATCTCCCGAATCCGGTTGAGTCTATTTCCCTGCCAGGCCGCTCCCAGACCACCCGCCTCCTGGATGGTGCCTCCTGAGACTAAACCATCAATATCGTAACAGCAACCAGAGAGGGTGCCATCGTGAAGGACAATGGCCTTCTGCCAGACCTGACGGCAGGGAACCCGCTCAGGATCAGGCTTCCCACTTACCTGGATAATCTTATTCCCATGCCCCCGGGCATTGACCGGAATGATATTGACAAAATCAACTACCTTCTCCCATTTGTTTCTAAAGCCAGCGATTTGTTCAGGATCATCGGTCTCCTCCACCAGGGTCTTCAGACTGATAAAAGGGACTTCGCTCTTCATCTCCTTCTTAAGTCTACAGATATGCTGAATGTTATCCATTACCCGCTGATAATTTCTTTCACTCCCCTGCAATCGGACATATCCCTCTTTAGTCACCCCCATAAAGGAGATCACCAGACTATCCAAGCCGGCCCCGATGATCTGCCGGGATATCTCTTCGGTCAGTAACACCCCGTTGGTGGTTACATTGACCACCGGGACATTTCGTTCTTTGGCATACTGGATGATTTCGATCAAGTGGGGATAAAGAAGCGGTTCACCGTGGATAAAGAGGGCCAGATAATAGAGCCGACCTGAGGCCGCCCCTTCGTCAATGATGCCTTTGGCCAGATCAGGTTCCATGTATCCTTTAGCTCTGGTCATCTGATCGTAATTACACATGGCACAGTTGAGATTACAGTGGTTAGTCAGCTCTAAATAGACCTGGATCGGAAAGGGAATGACCATCTTCAGGTTATAAGTAAGATTCAGCAGGCTGAGATATTCTTCCCGATTGGTGGGCTTTAGCTGGAGCAAGCTGTAAATATCTTCTTTAGGGATAATCTCATTCCAGGCATAGTGTTTTATCATGGTTTAAACAGTGTAGCACATAAGCCAAGTTTTGTCAAGAAATCCGTGGCGGGAGGTAGGGGCGAATAATTATTCGCCCCTACTAAAGAGACTCTACCCATAAATACTAACGTGACAAGGCACCAGAACCCTGCTGAAACCGTCCAGGAACCTTCGCCGAGCGGTAGTAGTTACGAAGTCCTTTTAAACCGCTTTTCCAGTTCCTTCAGGCTTAGTTTTATCACGGTCGGCCTCCCATGAGGGCAGGTATAAGGCAAGGTGGTCTGCGAAAGCTGGGAGATAAGGGCCTCTATCTCCTGGGGGCTGAGTTTGTCACCTGCCCTGATGGCCGAATGGCAGGCGAGGAGGATGAGCATCTGCTCCTTAAGGGCCTTAATATCTCTGGTTTTCTCCATAGCTTGCAGGTCATGCAGGAGGTCAAAGATCAGCTCTTTGGGGTTTCTCTTTTCAGTAATGGCCGGCACGGCCCTGAGCAGAAAGGTCTTCTGCCCGAATTCCTCTATCTGAAAGCCTAAGGAACTGAGAATATCCTTATTTTCAATTAATATGGCAGCCTGAGCGTAATCCGTCTCCAGGGTGAGGGGAATAAGCAGAAGCTGGGAGTTTACCTGGGCCTGCGCGGCTTGTTTCATTAATCTTTCATAAAGCACCCTTTCCGCCGCGGCGTGTTGATCAATGATCGATAGGCCCTCTTCATCCTGGGCCACAATATAGGTATTATAAATTTGGGCCAGGGGATAAAGCCTGGGCTGACTAAACATCGAGACCTGCCGGGAAGCGGATGAGGCTTCAGGTGATGGGGCGAATGAGACCGGCGGTCTGCCTCCGGTGCCAGGAGAAACACCCCCTGCCCCGGCTGAAGGCCATTGCCCACCTGCTCCCCTGCTCCCCTGCTCGGTTGGCTTACTTATCTGCCGGCTGAAATAGGTCTCAATCGCCCCCTTTATCCTGGCCTCTCGATCCAGCTCACCAATCTTCGGAGTAGGCGCTTCAACTACCCGAGGAATAAGGTCGGCCCTGGACAGGGCCTCCCGAACGGCCTGTTCTACCCCGTCGTGAATATCCCCTTCCT
This window contains:
- a CDS encoding radical SAM/SPASM domain-containing protein, which produces MIKHYAWNEIIPKEDIYSLLQLKPTNREEYLSLLNLTYNLKMVIPFPIQVYLELTNHCNLNCAMCNYDQMTRAKGYMEPDLAKGIIDEGAASGRLYYLALFIHGEPLLYPHLIEIIQYAKERNVPVVNVTTNGVLLTEEISRQIIGAGLDSLVISFMGVTKEGYVRLQGSERNYQRVMDNIQHICRLKKEMKSEVPFISLKTLVEETDDPEQIAGFRNKWEKVVDFVNIIPVNARGHGNKIIQVSGKPDPERVPCRQVWQKAIVLHDGTLSGCCYDIDGLVSGGTIQEAGGLGAAWQGNRLNRIREMHLRGEYDKIYYCRDCHSNY
- the ffh gene encoding signal recognition particle protein — its product is MMFESLSEKLSAVFKNLRRKGKLSAKDIALTLREIRLALLEADVNFKVVKEFTQKIKERAEGKEVLESLTPAQQVVKIVHEELIAILGKAASQLERAVQGPTVVMLVGLQGSGKTTTVAKLAKYLSNHGHRPLMVAADIYRPAAIHQLKVLGDHLKLPVFDMGSEADPVDVVKASLSRAKSVDYDTLVLDTAGRLTCDAEMMAELSRIKKEISPVEILLILDAMTGQDAVNTAEAFNRELSLTGVILTKLDGDARGGAALSIKMVTGCPIKFVGVGEKIEALEPFYPDRMAGRILGMGDVLTLIEKAERQVDEAKAKELERKLLSQQFTLEDFLEQIQQLKLMGPIDQMISMIPGMGNMVKLPPGWSGEREMAKVEAIINSMTREERQHPEIIKGSRKKRIAAGSGTQVNEINRLLNQFHQVKSLMKNIGKKGKKGLFSFIR
- the rpsP gene encoding 30S ribosomal protein S16, producing the protein MVKIRLARMGAQHKPYYRIVVADSRMPRDGRFIESIGYYHPVARPVREIKIDQEKAWEWLRKGAQLTDPVKKIFAQEGVLKRLKEPITSTPVIKIKTEIGQEPEGTGEPLEKSG
- the rimM gene encoding ribosome maturation factor RimM (Essential for efficient processing of 16S rRNA) — translated: MREDMVAIGKIVAVQGNKGEVRLNPWTDDPRRFENLAGLYLIDKGGYPDYREIVGIRYRRNQVILRFERCDSINEAKELVGVTVYIKKEDRPVLDEDTFFISDILGIDVFTDQGDYLGKVTNCIETGANDVYEISGQLLIPATREVVRAVDLERRRMVIHLLEGLI
- a CDS encoding KH domain-containing protein, giving the protein MKELVDYLVKSLVDKPDEVSIAEIKSAKSLILELKVAPEDVGKVIGKQGRIINAIRTIINAATIKSHRRVVLEILD
- a CDS encoding sugar phosphate nucleotidyltransferase — encoded protein: MKAVIIAAGAGARLKSLTDEIPKGLIPLLGFPLIKRVICAVREAGVEEFLIVTGFAGEKLKSNLGTGEDLGVKLEYIHNPDWRKGNGISVLTAREAIDPAEHFLLLMSDHVFEPGLVKQVREEKMADDECLLGCDLNWPAVYDLADATKVLINEGKITDIGKELASFNGVDCGVFLCSGALFEALEESLAKGNDSLSDGVRILARAGKMRAKEITGLFWQDVDTKEDIKHVEKQILKRLTKPQDGIVSRKLNRPVSAIFTRYLVKIGLTSNQATVITFLMALLATYLISQGSFILGGLLVQLSSIFDGVDGELARLKYSSSYLGSWLDKVFDRIGTSLITLAATWGYYRITHHNQLWTLCGLVFLTNILYWTSNETLSIMGIIGKDHPIRERRFNRWFLKHELSLVFCHDVFMFVLALGIILGLIEPVFWLIIIWRNLYWVSKSFVYQDRASGFRIDS